From one Malus sylvestris chromosome 1, drMalSylv7.2, whole genome shotgun sequence genomic stretch:
- the LOC126625579 gene encoding uncharacterized protein LOC126625579: MNPMAVATTQCQKMEDQKPQQGNKNVVNGRLLETKGANIPLWLMKTPPRVSRCLKPDFSAAAAASASDQQQSSPPVAKVVFCLDPITKTTEFTMELAATESENVPKCYALEMSKNKIPMSVFAESSQGTLSVEGYILDKLDMKPHNENLENYGKLCRERTKKSMKSRKIQVMNNDNGAHMRPRPGMMIGFVSPGPSEKKKMPTKGSDMKRTRKDRGEMEDIMFNLFEQKPNRTLRQLIQETNQPEQFLKDILKDLCVYNNKGANQGTYELKPEYRKSVEEPTPD; this comes from the exons ATGAACCCTATGGCCGTGGCGACAACCCAATGCCAAAAGATGGAAGACCAAAAGCCACAACAAGGCAATAAGAATGTCGTCAATGGGCGTTTGTTGGAGACCAAGGGAGCAAATATTCCACTGTGGCTCATGAAAACTCCCCCGCGCGTCTCTCGCTGTCTGAAACCTGATTTCTCAGCCGCCGCCGCTGCCTCCGCTTCTGATCAGCAGCAGTCTTCACCCCCTGTGGCCAAGGTGGTTTTCTGTTTGGACCCTATCACCAAGACAACAGAg TTCACCATGGAACTGGCGGCCACGGAATCTGAAAATGTACCCAAGTGTTACGCTTTGGAGATGAGTAAAAACAAAATTCCAATGTCTGTGTTTGCGGAGTCATCACAAG GGACTTTATCCGTTGAGGGCTACATATTGGACAAACTTGACATGAAACCCCATAACGAGAACCTTGAGAACTATGGGAAACTTTGCCGCGAACGGACCAAAAAATCTATGAAGAGTAGAAAGATCCAG gTGATGAACAATGACAATGGGGCTCATATGAGACCCAGGCCTGGGATGATGATCGGTTTTGTGTCTCCTGGACCCAGC gagaaaaagaaaatgccGACGAAGGGGTCAGACATGAAAAGAACAAGGAAGGACCGCGGAGAAATGGAGGATATCATGTTTAATCTCTTTGAACAGAAACCAAACCGGACGTTAAGGCAACTGATCCAAGAGACAAACCAACCAGAA CAATTTTTGAAAGACATACTCAAGGACCTCTGTGTGTACAACAACAAGGGAGCTAATCAAGGGACGTATGAGCTGAAACCGGAATACAGGAAATCCGTCGAGGAGCCAACTCCCGATTAG
- the LOC126630734 gene encoding uncharacterized protein LOC126630734 isoform X2 produces MVNIVGEMENPEANQLPEVDSLPDGFVVSSPEPLAPATPTVEQEKPLGNNENDNSTERDSSKEPVGESAANEFQPSQDRAEKTQKLRTFPVLLSETDSSHVSVESVQVPKDASAEQTEEGTLVMPDSSVSVSEASVGLSVGGEVKEEQVEARFQSSERPEGGSDASPTNLKETSSLESVGTLKNRKTESTETKRKSVKRTFKSEKEFIEFTLKYQQALAERDSAISVRDKLESLCRELQRQNKVLMDECKRVSTEGQNLRLDLSVKFQDAIKDVSTKLDEQKEECISQLKENEMLRTKLQQLTYQHTLSEQQYEQKLKQKSLELQIADLKTKQHEEKLLQEQSQMKLYAEQVSQLLSTEKNLRLQLTADGEKFQQFQDALLKSNEVFETFKQEIEKMAKSIKELKKENLFLKSKCEKTDVTLIELVDERERLKKQLEKTKNQKEKLESLCRSLQAERKQNSTGSNNSDSVPS; encoded by the exons AGCCGCTGGCTCCGGCAACTCCAACCGTAGAACAAGAGAAGCCGTTGGGTAACAACGAGAATGATAATTCTACAGAAAGGGATAGTTCAAAGGAACCTGTAGGTGAATCGGCTGCAAATGAGTTTCAGCCAAGCCAGGATAGGGCAGAGAAGACTCAGAAACTGAGAACGTTTCCTGTTCTGTTGTCTGAAACAGATAGTTCTCATGTTTCAGTAGAATCAGTTCAGGTTCCCAAAGATGCCTCTGCCGAGCAGACAGAAGAAGGTACACTCGTCATGCCTGATTCATCTGTTTCTGTTTCTGAGGCTTCGGTTGGGCTATCTGTAGGCGGTGAGGTAAAGGAGGAACAAGTTGAAGCAAGATTTCAAAGTTCAGAGAGAC CTGAAGGAGGCTCAGATGCGTCACCCACCAATTTGAAGGAAACGTCCTCATTGGAGAGTGTTGGAACTttgaaaaacagaaaaaca GAATCCACTGAAACCAAACGTAAGAGTGTAAAGCGTACCTTTAAATCTGAAAAGGAGTTCATAGAATTCACCTTGAAGTATCAACAAGCTCTTGCTGAAAGAGATTCGG ccATTTCTGTTCGAGATAAGCTTGAGTCCTTGTGCAGGGAGTTACAACGCCAGAACAAAGTATTAATG GATGAGTGCAAACGGGTGTCAACGGAGGGGCAGAACTTGAGATTAGATTTATCAGTCAAGTTCCAAGATGCAATAAAG GATGTGAGCACTAAATTGGATGAGCAAAAGGAAGAATGTATCTCTCAGCTAAAGGAGAATGAAAT GTTAAGAACTAAGCTCCAGCAGCTCACTTATCAGCACACTCTTTCTGAACAGCAATATGAACAGAAG TTAAAGCAGAAATCACTGGAGCTTCAAATTGCTGATTTGAAGACTAAGCAGCATGAAGAGAAATTACTCCAGGAACAGTCCCAGATGAAATTATATGCGGAACAGGTGTCACAGTTACTATCAACTGAAAAGAATTTGCGCTTACAGTTGACAGCTGATGGAGAGAAATTCCAACAGTTTCAG GATGCATTGTTGAAAAGCAATGAAGTTTTTGAGACATTTAAACAGGAGATTGAAAAG ATGGCAAAGTCCATCAAGGAACTCAAGAAGGAAAACTTATTCTTGAAGAGCAAATGTGAGAAAACAGATGTCACTCTTATAGAACTTGTAGACGAG CGTGAACGGTTGAAGAAACAGTTGGAGAAAACAAAGAACCAGAAAGAAAAGCTTGAATCATTGTGCCGGTCACTTCAAGCAGAAAGGAAACAGAACTCCACTGGGAGCAACAACTCCGATTCTGTTCCATCTTGA
- the LOC126630734 gene encoding uncharacterized protein LOC126630734 isoform X1, translating into MVNIVGEMENPEANQLPEVDSLPDGFVVSSPEPLAPATPTVEQEKPLGNNENDNSTERDSSKEPVGESAANEFQPSQDRAEKTQKLRTFPVLLSETDSSHVSVESVQVPKDASAEQTEEGTLVMPDSSVSVSEASVGLSVGGEVKEEQVEARFQSSERPAEGGSDASPTNLKETSSLESVGTLKNRKTESTETKRKSVKRTFKSEKEFIEFTLKYQQALAERDSAISVRDKLESLCRELQRQNKVLMDECKRVSTEGQNLRLDLSVKFQDAIKDVSTKLDEQKEECISQLKENEMLRTKLQQLTYQHTLSEQQYEQKLKQKSLELQIADLKTKQHEEKLLQEQSQMKLYAEQVSQLLSTEKNLRLQLTADGEKFQQFQDALLKSNEVFETFKQEIEKMAKSIKELKKENLFLKSKCEKTDVTLIELVDERERLKKQLEKTKNQKEKLESLCRSLQAERKQNSTGSNNSDSVPS; encoded by the exons AGCCGCTGGCTCCGGCAACTCCAACCGTAGAACAAGAGAAGCCGTTGGGTAACAACGAGAATGATAATTCTACAGAAAGGGATAGTTCAAAGGAACCTGTAGGTGAATCGGCTGCAAATGAGTTTCAGCCAAGCCAGGATAGGGCAGAGAAGACTCAGAAACTGAGAACGTTTCCTGTTCTGTTGTCTGAAACAGATAGTTCTCATGTTTCAGTAGAATCAGTTCAGGTTCCCAAAGATGCCTCTGCCGAGCAGACAGAAGAAGGTACACTCGTCATGCCTGATTCATCTGTTTCTGTTTCTGAGGCTTCGGTTGGGCTATCTGTAGGCGGTGAGGTAAAGGAGGAACAAGTTGAAGCAAGATTTCAAAGTTCAGAGAGAC CAGCTGAAGGAGGCTCAGATGCGTCACCCACCAATTTGAAGGAAACGTCCTCATTGGAGAGTGTTGGAACTttgaaaaacagaaaaaca GAATCCACTGAAACCAAACGTAAGAGTGTAAAGCGTACCTTTAAATCTGAAAAGGAGTTCATAGAATTCACCTTGAAGTATCAACAAGCTCTTGCTGAAAGAGATTCGG ccATTTCTGTTCGAGATAAGCTTGAGTCCTTGTGCAGGGAGTTACAACGCCAGAACAAAGTATTAATG GATGAGTGCAAACGGGTGTCAACGGAGGGGCAGAACTTGAGATTAGATTTATCAGTCAAGTTCCAAGATGCAATAAAG GATGTGAGCACTAAATTGGATGAGCAAAAGGAAGAATGTATCTCTCAGCTAAAGGAGAATGAAAT GTTAAGAACTAAGCTCCAGCAGCTCACTTATCAGCACACTCTTTCTGAACAGCAATATGAACAGAAG TTAAAGCAGAAATCACTGGAGCTTCAAATTGCTGATTTGAAGACTAAGCAGCATGAAGAGAAATTACTCCAGGAACAGTCCCAGATGAAATTATATGCGGAACAGGTGTCACAGTTACTATCAACTGAAAAGAATTTGCGCTTACAGTTGACAGCTGATGGAGAGAAATTCCAACAGTTTCAG GATGCATTGTTGAAAAGCAATGAAGTTTTTGAGACATTTAAACAGGAGATTGAAAAG ATGGCAAAGTCCATCAAGGAACTCAAGAAGGAAAACTTATTCTTGAAGAGCAAATGTGAGAAAACAGATGTCACTCTTATAGAACTTGTAGACGAG CGTGAACGGTTGAAGAAACAGTTGGAGAAAACAAAGAACCAGAAAGAAAAGCTTGAATCATTGTGCCGGTCACTTCAAGCAGAAAGGAAACAGAACTCCACTGGGAGCAACAACTCCGATTCTGTTCCATCTTGA
- the LOC126630734 gene encoding uncharacterized protein LOC126630734 isoform X3, protein MENPEANQLPEVDSLPDGFVVSSPEPLAPATPTVEQEKPLGNNENDNSTERDSSKEPVGESAANEFQPSQDRAEKTQKLRTFPVLLSETDSSHVSVESVQVPKDASAEQTEEGTLVMPDSSVSVSEASVGLSVGGEVKEEQVEARFQSSERPAEGGSDASPTNLKETSSLESVGTLKNRKTESTETKRKSVKRTFKSEKEFIEFTLKYQQALAERDSAISVRDKLESLCRELQRQNKVLMDECKRVSTEGQNLRLDLSVKFQDAIKDVSTKLDEQKEECISQLKENEMLRTKLQQLTYQHTLSEQQYEQKLKQKSLELQIADLKTKQHEEKLLQEQSQMKLYAEQVSQLLSTEKNLRLQLTADGEKFQQFQDALLKSNEVFETFKQEIEKMAKSIKELKKENLFLKSKCEKTDVTLIELVDERERLKKQLEKTKNQKEKLESLCRSLQAERKQNSTGSNNSDSVPS, encoded by the exons AGCCGCTGGCTCCGGCAACTCCAACCGTAGAACAAGAGAAGCCGTTGGGTAACAACGAGAATGATAATTCTACAGAAAGGGATAGTTCAAAGGAACCTGTAGGTGAATCGGCTGCAAATGAGTTTCAGCCAAGCCAGGATAGGGCAGAGAAGACTCAGAAACTGAGAACGTTTCCTGTTCTGTTGTCTGAAACAGATAGTTCTCATGTTTCAGTAGAATCAGTTCAGGTTCCCAAAGATGCCTCTGCCGAGCAGACAGAAGAAGGTACACTCGTCATGCCTGATTCATCTGTTTCTGTTTCTGAGGCTTCGGTTGGGCTATCTGTAGGCGGTGAGGTAAAGGAGGAACAAGTTGAAGCAAGATTTCAAAGTTCAGAGAGAC CAGCTGAAGGAGGCTCAGATGCGTCACCCACCAATTTGAAGGAAACGTCCTCATTGGAGAGTGTTGGAACTttgaaaaacagaaaaaca GAATCCACTGAAACCAAACGTAAGAGTGTAAAGCGTACCTTTAAATCTGAAAAGGAGTTCATAGAATTCACCTTGAAGTATCAACAAGCTCTTGCTGAAAGAGATTCGG ccATTTCTGTTCGAGATAAGCTTGAGTCCTTGTGCAGGGAGTTACAACGCCAGAACAAAGTATTAATG GATGAGTGCAAACGGGTGTCAACGGAGGGGCAGAACTTGAGATTAGATTTATCAGTCAAGTTCCAAGATGCAATAAAG GATGTGAGCACTAAATTGGATGAGCAAAAGGAAGAATGTATCTCTCAGCTAAAGGAGAATGAAAT GTTAAGAACTAAGCTCCAGCAGCTCACTTATCAGCACACTCTTTCTGAACAGCAATATGAACAGAAG TTAAAGCAGAAATCACTGGAGCTTCAAATTGCTGATTTGAAGACTAAGCAGCATGAAGAGAAATTACTCCAGGAACAGTCCCAGATGAAATTATATGCGGAACAGGTGTCACAGTTACTATCAACTGAAAAGAATTTGCGCTTACAGTTGACAGCTGATGGAGAGAAATTCCAACAGTTTCAG GATGCATTGTTGAAAAGCAATGAAGTTTTTGAGACATTTAAACAGGAGATTGAAAAG ATGGCAAAGTCCATCAAGGAACTCAAGAAGGAAAACTTATTCTTGAAGAGCAAATGTGAGAAAACAGATGTCACTCTTATAGAACTTGTAGACGAG CGTGAACGGTTGAAGAAACAGTTGGAGAAAACAAAGAACCAGAAAGAAAAGCTTGAATCATTGTGCCGGTCACTTCAAGCAGAAAGGAAACAGAACTCCACTGGGAGCAACAACTCCGATTCTGTTCCATCTTGA